The sequence AGGTCATATTGGAAATGCTCTTCTCGAAGGATTTTCTTTCTTTGGTAAAGTTTGCTTGCTGTTGATGTCTTTTTAATATGGATTTAGAGAGCTTTGGGGGATTTTGTAGTCAAAAAAATTCTGCCCAAAACTATTGTCAACACCAGGTTGATTTTTTGGTAGGCTAGCTGCCCAGTGTTTCAGTCTTAAACTCTGGAATCTTGTTGTAGAATGTgctgtattttaaacaaacaaaaatatccgGCACCTTGTTGTTCCTTGCAAGTGGCTAGTGTGGGTTAATTTGTCAGAGGCTAGCCTGTAATCACATCCcttatgtatttttatgtttttctcaTAGACGTGTCCATATACCATATTAACTAGGTGCCATCTTACTACATAACTTTGGTTCTGCACGTTGCAGTATTTGCAGGGCCAGGTCTACTCTGAGTGCTTAATTACTATTCTCCACCCTTTTGTTCCTTACAGGTAACGGCAAACTTGCCAGCATGCCAGTTGGTGGAGCTGTAGCAGTCTCAGCTGGACCAggttctgctgctcctgctgctgcaccTGCTGCTGGTGAGTATACGTTAAAATCTTAGTGCCTTAATTCCCATCATGTAaatttaggaagcttttccttctTTTATTGTAGTTTGGCTTCTTGTCCTGAGATTGAAATATTGACTGACATAGTTTAGTGCTGAAGACAATCTCTGCACTGTACCTGGGAATGAACTGTTaaagtggggtacagagaaggcGGTTAGTTAAAACCAGCCAATCAGTAAGAGTTATACACAGTTGCTTGCTCCTCACCTTCATTAATTTGTTCTGGTTTAAGTCTATAGAGCCAAAATGGACCCTCAGGTATGTGCATGCAACTCCTGTGGATGTAATTGAGAGTTGTGCATGTCTCTGAAGGCAAAATTTGGCACTTAATCTTTAAACTTATAGGTTAAAAAGAAACTGAATCAGTTAGCACCGCACAGAGTAGATATGGAGGCTGAAACTTAAAGGggtgacttgtgtccatttaattGGAAGATATGCTTCCATGAAGAGAGCGTGTTTTGGGATCTCTTCACACCTGCAATGTCCAAAATGTACTGTAAATATTCCCAGATGAGTAAACACTGTTTAAAACTTTTCTCTCTGCAGctgaggagaagaaagaagagaagaaggaggagtCTGAGGAATCTGATGATGACATGGGATTTGGCCTATTTGACTAAACTTTTGCTACAGAAGCTAATAAAACACTTTGTTTAAAATGGATGTTGAGGTGTTTTGTTATAATAACCCTAATGCCCCTGGAGTTTTCTCTCTTGTCTAACAGTGATCTGGATGTGGGCTttgtttaaagggaaaaaaacatcttATGTAGCTTCGTTGATTCTGCATGTAGGTGAAGCCAATTACATTTATGCTCCTATATCACTTAGACACCTTTGAaaccccaccctgaggcacctaAACATGCACTTGATGCTAAATCATGTTGTGAAACCCAATGGGCAGAAAATCAGAATTAGCTTGTAAATTCTACTGCATCACTTCAAAGCTAATTCTCCTAAATTATTATATTCTGTAAATGACCAAAATGGCACTGATTTCTTTGCCGATTTAGATCTTATTCCAAAACTTGTGCATTCCTTTCCACCTGCATATTGCCTACAATGCTGTAACACATTCTGTAGGGATTTCACTTCCATCTCCTACAGATCTCTAAAAGCAATGCATACCTCAACTTCATCAAATGTGCAAACACAAAATCTAAAATCACTTCATAGCTTTGATATCAATTATATTAGCAGTTCTCAAAGTGTGGGTTGTGACCCCACTTTATTGGGATTATCAGGGCTggggttagacttgctggggcccagggcttaGGCTTTGGTCCCCTGTCCAAGGgacgtgtagtaatttttgttgtcagaagtggaTTGCGGAGCAATGAAGTTTAAGAACCTCTGACCACAGATTGACTTGCATTCCCTGTGTTTGGGACATTATTGTGGCTAACACTGCTGAAGTGATGTATAGTCTTATGCTGTCTTGTCTACATACAGGTATAGCTGAGATGTACAACTTGTATATTTAAAATGGTACAACCCATCCACTAGAGGATACAATTCTAGATTGGTATAAAGATTCTTATATCAGTAGAGCTtattcctgtatgggaaggggaGTAAGTTCAGTGTAAGATGCCTTTACAgctgtataactgcatccacattagggattatatatgtataattttcagtaaaatatacctctaaccaacatagttatactgatagaAAAATCTGTCTGTAGACCAGGCTCAAATATGAAAggcagtgtttgggggggggggaataggatTGTGTTTTGTCAAGTTACGGTACCATTTTCAAAAGGTCTTTAGTAACTTGGGCACTGAAGTGCCACCGACAGTCActagtatttaggtgcctaacttgcttaggcactcttgaaaatcttacCATTAGAGACCCAGGTTTCATGCATGCACCGTCCTTGCATAGGCTCTGTGCTAACTTATTTTAAACGGGGAATTCAACGGCTCTTCCTTGACTGCCTTCTAGGTTACAGTTCATGAGCTTGGCCAATATTAAGGGTAGTTTAAATTGCATGGAAATTTAAACAGGTGAGTTTTGAAATGACTTCCTCTTTCCCAGCTCAAAGACCTTTCCTTTAGGTTCCCTCTCTGACTCATTTAAAGTaggttggttctgctttgcatTTTTTCTGTTAAGGCTAAAACATTATAAAATACTCTATAAACTGCTCAGTTATAAATAGATAATCAGCATAAGATGACCAATATTGTGGTCAATGGACAGGCCCCCagagtgttgggtttttttataaaAGGATACAAAGAAAAGTGAAAATTTGCCAAAAAGGAGGTATTTTTTAACTTTATTCTCCATTTTTCATCAGCCCTCTATGAGAAGATTAAAGCAGTGCTCACAGATAACTGACTTTGGTTTTTGCCATTTCAATGAGGTTTGtacaaaataaaggttttaagGTTGCATCCCAGATTTCAGTTCAACAGGAACTTAACTGTGCTACAGTTCCAATATAATAAATAGCCAGTTTTTCCAGGGCCCGCAATGGTGTCAAGGCAAGATGTGTCCATAACAAGTGAACCTGGCATCAGTTTCTGGATAGATTTAAGACGCGTAGCACCACTGATCATGTTATAGTGGTTGCACAAGAGAGGATGAAAGCACAGTTGACAGTTGCAAACGTCTATGAAAGAAACAGGCACAGCCTCTTGCTTGTATGTAATTGAAAAAAGCTGATTGTGGCTGTAGCCTCTACCTAACTTTCTAATAGCAGCTGGAAGGGCAGCCAGTCTCCTAGGTTGCTCACTTGCCCCACAAATGCTGGGCTAGCGGCTAGCCCCTCCCTCAGTCAAAGGAGGTGATATTATCTCTGCCATCTCTTCCACTTGTTCCCCTACAATCAGTATCCTCTCCATGTTCTTTGAACCAATGGTAAGCCAGCTCATTCTCATCCAAACAGCAGCTGAGGCACTTGACCCTTCTGGCTGGTCGGAAAATAAGAGCTGGGCCCCCTCAGCATAGCGAAGGCACAGCAATCTCCACCTCCTCACCAACCCTTGTAACTGCCCCATAGCTCTCTAAAGAGGACAGGTGACAAGATGGAACCCTGTAGCACTCCCTGGGAGGGCCCCACCAGCAGCCTTTGAGAGCCTTTACTTATACAAGAATGGTCCCACCCCAAAGCAACCCCATTCACTCCTGGTACAGCCCCCAACTGAGTCCACACACCTTATGCTTAACAGTGTCAAAGGCAGCTGGCAGTTCTAAGAATGTCAGGGTGGAGATGCAATCTTGGCCCATTGCCAGGAAATTATCTACTGATGTAACAAGAGTTGGTCTGTCACATGCCCCCAAATTAACAAGTGTCCAAAGGTACTGTGGCCACCTGATTGTCACCATTTGTTCAATAATTGTAACCAGAAAAGGCAGCTGAGATACAGGCTGATAACTGGCCTAGCCAAGTCTCAATGGCTCCTAGTCTAGCACTTTGCATGAGCTGTGCTCTGCACAAGAGGCCTAATTACTCCAAATGTCCTTCTCCCATTCTTCACCTGTCCTCCCACGCTGTTCTTTAGGCCTGGAACTATCAACCTAACCTGAGGTGTTGGCCACCTACCATCTACTCCAGAACCCTCCTGAAAATGCACCATTTCTGCTAAACCTTATGCAACTAATCTGCCTTGGAAAGCATAGTCTCaggtttgtgtgtttaaaaaacaactgaCTACATCACATCACTTTGTGATAAATATATAATCAGATCACTTGGTGCTCTGTTTGTCTGCAGCATGTGGCTAGTCTATGGTAAACCCCTGGGTGCAGAGACCACTTCTGTGTTATGAACATACCAGCACTTGTTAAATACTGCATTGGTGGAGTTCCCAGAATACCCTCAAGGTGGTAATACACTTTACATAACATTCCATGAAGCTTACAGAGGGAGGGGAACTTATGTATTTTTAAGCAATTAGGTATGCAGGAAGTTTGTATGCCTGTTTCACAATTCAATAGCAGACCATCTAGTCTGTCTTATGAAATGATAAAAGTTTACTCCAAACAAGGAAGCAAAGTATTTTCATCTATTCTCTGCAACTCCCAGTCTTTCCCGTTGCCACTGAACTGGTTTATAATCAGAGTGCTATATCTAGAAATCTCCATCAGCTTCCTCTAACGCAGTGGGTCAAATTAATCATAGttctaactccattgacttcagcaggtgtCTACCACTGAGCAATTTGGCCCATTGCTTTGTCTCTATAGGTGCTATTCTGTATTTTCAGTTGTAGCTTCCTTCTTCACAGTCATAATGCTTGCATGAATCATCATAAAAGGTGCTTTAAAAGATAAGGACAAGGGCTTGTTCCTACTGAAACCACAGGTAAGGCCCAGAAAGTTGTGGTATATTGTATActctacacctctatcccgatataacatgacccgatataacacgaattcggatataatgcggtaaagtagtgctccggggggacatggctgcacactccggcggatcaaagcaagtttgatataatgctgtttcacctatatcgcggtaagattttttggctctcaaggacagcgttatatcggggtagaggtgtataatccTCTAAAGATATCCCTTTCTCTTTATGTATCCCAATGTCAGGAATAGGGCTCACTTTGGCGCATCCTATGGCACAAGCTCTGTTCCAAAGGTAGTGACGTCAGCAATATTGGGAAAGGAAGGAGAACCAAATCTTTATCCTGGAGGTTATAGTGGTAACTGATTACCATAAAATACCTAGCAAGGGAGAGTGCTCTGCTAATAAGGATGGTGGTGAGAGATGGAAACTTTCATCTCTGGGATATTAGTTCTACTCCAGCTCAGCATTGACGGAAAATCATTTCTTGCGAGCACCTCAGAGCAGGAAGCGTGACGTCTTCTCTATTTGGAAACTGCCAGATATATCCCAGGTGCTACTGGAAATAGTAATTAAGTGATGGCTCCGTGGTGGCATCTGTCAAGTCAATTAGTATTCTCCATTGAGTcactgagggtaggtctacactgcacctgggagcaagcctcccagctcaGGTGAACAgactcaagctagcatgctaaaaatagcaatgtggagcCTGGAACTCGGGTGGAGATTGGTTAGCTACAGAAGCTCAGAGATAGGGTGTGGGGTGGGCTTAAGAGTCCGAGCTGCTGCCTGAGCCACAACATCCACATTGCTACTTTTAGCACCGTAGCTTGAGCCCATCTTGCGTGAGTCTGACTCCCCAGGCTATTGCTCCAGCCTACACTTACCTGCATtaaatttgggtttgtttttttaaaggaagaagtAGTTGTAAGAACAAATATTGCCGTACTATGAAAGCAAAGACTCTGTCCTGGCATAGACTAGTAAAGCAGAGCTGTGTTACGAAGGTCTAATACACAGTCACAATGCACAAAGGCAATCCTAAAATAGGGAGAAAGTCAACTGGAGTCTTTCCCTCAGCTTTAatgagagttggatcaggccctggattGTCTAAAGGAACATTGTGTAGTCAAGCTGTAACATATGAATGTCATAAAAAAGAGAGGCCGACGTTGTTTGTGTATGTGCTGTACCATAATAATAGAATCATGTTAATTGTATGTAACCCACGTGACTAACAAGAATGTAATGAAAAGGTTGCAGAAAAAGCTTTCTCACTGCATACCGAGCATTCAATGGGCATGAATGAATATGCAGTTTTTGATGAGAATCCAACATGTCAGAAAGGCAATGGTGTAAAGTCTGCTGACACAACACATTTGAGGGTCACACAGATTTCCCTGCCACTGGTTGCTTACTGAAAAATCACTGGCTTTGGGGATTATCACCTGGGAGAAAAACATCAtcatcattttgtttgtcaaCATTTTCTTACCAGCTAAAGAATCCAGGAAGTGTTCAGCAAGAAATTTCCATTTACACTGTTTCTTGCAACAATCATAACAATGTTGTGCTATTTTGCCAGCCAATAATAAGTCCTCAGTCATATAACTTTGAAGGCCAAAGACTGAGTGATGTAAACATCTGAGGAGATGTTTCTCAACTGGTGCAGCCCCAGCACCATTGTTTTTCTCCTTCAGATACAGACTGAGAACCCTGCAGTTTACAAGGTGCAGAAAAACAGGCAGAAGCAACATTAGCCCAAGAGGAAATTTGGTCTTTTGGTTGAAGCACTGAGCTAGAATTCAAGGGATCTGGATTTAAGTCCCAACTCCTATGTGATGTTGAGGCAGTGaccctctgtgcctcggttctccTTTGTAAAATGTGACTAGGAAAGTTTCCTTTGGCTTTGCCTACAgcagaaaggttttttttccagTATAACCTAAAGTATGAATTTAAACCAATACACttacacctgtcagggatggtctaaataatacttagtcctgccatgagtgcaggggactggactagatgacctctcgaggtcccttccaatcctatgattctgtgatatggGGTCACAAATTGAGCTAGCCCTTTAAGAGGGTTGGGGTGCCACTGCACTTGTCCCAGCTTAGCTCTCCTCCCCAGATGAAGGAGCTAAGTGCTGAACTCATGTGACAAAGGTCCTGTATCTAAACCAGGCTTGTTGGGGCCGGAGAGCGAACAGCCTGTGGAGCATGAGCAGGGAGGAATTGCAAACAGCAGTAGAACTGGGAGATCCGAGGAAGTCGGAATTAGTGCTTTATAAAGAGTGGGAGGAGAGTGAATCCAGGAAGAGGCCCTGGGAAATCGGAGCCCCACAATGAGGCTATCTGAGGGAGGCTAGATAGCCCTGCTATGGAGGGTTCCCAGGATCGGAAACCTGTAGTAGAGAGTGGATGTGGATGCCCCCATACTGCTGTTGTGTGTGAGGAGGATGGAAAGACTGTATTGTCATCTAGTGAGGTGATGTGGTGAGCCCTGTAACCAAGAGAGGATGACAGGTCTGACTAAAGCCCAGCACCTAAAGTGTTAGATGCCAGTGGTTGGCTGgagtgagggaaactgaggcagcacatGGGCCTGAAGCCAAGCTGTGTAGCTTCCTGCTGCAACTTGTATAATCCCTATGTAGCTGTTCTTGTTATGGTATAAGTCTCTTTTGGGTTAGTTTAATGTGGCATAGGAAGGGGGTTAAGTTAAAGCAAAAAAAGCCACTCTgactctggaataagagtgtccacatggacagttatgCTGGCATAAATGGAGAAATTCTCCTGTATAGACAAGGCTTTCATCTGCCTTGTCTGTGAGCTCATCAGGGCACAGGCTAACTTTTAAgctttgtctacatgggaacacATCACCAGTTATACCagtgtttcatttttttcttgatCCTGAgaccattgaaaccaatggcaatTAGGATACTGGATTCCCCCACTGCAAGTGTTCCCAACCTGACTATTGTGCTTGTCAAGATCCAGCAGTTTAGCTTATTAATTACTACTGTTACAAGCAGTTATGATTCTAGTAGGCCTATCTTAGCTGACAGAAAATCTTAAAGCAATATTGTAATCAGAAATAGGACTTTAATATCAGTATTGACTTTGCTTATTTATGGAATTCGTACTTATTATCATACCTCCATCAAAGTCTGGCCCCTGAAATTCTTGAGGGGATGAAATAGGATGGCAGGAGTCTCCTAGCTGTGATATTCTGCCATCTTGGTGGCAGTGGAATAGAGTCCTGTCTAAAGGCATTTGATGTTTAGAAATGTGTTTGAAAAAAACTTTACCTTCCCCTGTAAAATAACATAAATTGCTTGGCATCTGGTCATGTTTTTTGTGCACAACTTCATAATTTCTGGGATGAGAAGTATTCTTTAGATGGTGTGTAGTCCTATACTGCTtttccaacaacaacaaacatttcTTTTTCAGAGGCATTCAAATGCATCACAGTCACTCTGTGAAATTATTCGCCTGAGCAGAGTCCAGATGTtacaagtgtaacccttctgctcatctaagttggcagcaacaagggccggatTCTGTATCTATGGGTTCCGTTCAATAAcgcaaaaccggcttgagcccccacccagtgacctgggacaattacataccaccccctgggcgcctccaAGAggcttcccctctcgcaagcacagagtctgagtgtagcagaaaatgtttaataacatgaggtaaacgacatcagcattaaattggaaaaaacaccacaaacaggattcataacacaaaccaggagcaaaaaacccaccccagcaaattgggctgtgtcctttccctttggttcttgaatccagcaacccaaaaatcactcagagtccccaaagtccaagaccctcaaagtctcttgggtccagcaaccccccaaagtcccaaaagtccaacaacccccaaagtctctgtccctggtcagtgcagccccagagtaaaaggggggcacgcagggtgttaaggggcaccttacgtgatccgaggccagccggccatctctccatggggttctgccgcagccttcaccactttctgccatcccacgaactgctccactctacGAGCTgttccgctccactcaccgacctgtgagccgctccagccgtctcCACAAATGGCAtggctcaccgacctgtgagccgctccagccatccctgcaAACAGTTCCGCTCGCCATTTCTTGAGCAGCTCCAACCGTCCCCAACAGGCTCCACGCCGCTCACTGCTcagccagccacttagcaatatagcttcaggctcccccactatttaacacagcactcagtgatcttagctcttaataacttcagtgcttttgtgatttcagctcttagcaatttcagctcataatagaggagccccagtgctggtgcaccattggcccaaaatgaattcagctcagcagtctgtaactagactcctaatggaatcaaagttagcaaCATTCAACAGTAGAGAGAGAaagtggtgcaattggtgtttcaaaccatCAAAGCAGACCCATACCCTCACatacaaatacctatccccatcctctcttaattcactgggttttgtaacccatgccccttgtctagcaagtgctacttaattACTGGTGAGtctctctgtcatacaacagttccactggccttgcttcaccgaatcagggtaacaacactttattcttcctgccccaacaacagagaaactggggatcccacaccagccaaagtaaccactttcagttgttgttgtcccagcTTAGGCGGgtaggtgtgcctatgcaaacaaggtcagcccctgaagttcttttcaaccctcaccataattcaccaccagatgtcagggtagagcttatcctgactctgcttacatcagtaCAGAACAGTTCAGAACCAGACCCGCTGCTTGCAACTCTAGAAAAGTATGTTGGACAGTTTAACTTCTGATTTATTTGCCTTGTACCTCTGAgaacagggccagtgcaaggaagtttcgtaccctaggcgaaacttccaccttgcgccccccacccagccctgcggcagctccccacccccccctccaccctgaggcgctcCCCCCCACcttcaggccccccccccccgtggcagctcctcccccgccctgaggcacccccccgcggcagctccccaggcCTGGGGAGCCGTgaggcagctctgacccaggggttcccctgggctgccggcggcgagCTGACccagggaacccctgggctgccggcagcATGCGGACCTGGGGAACTCCTGGGCTGCCGGGGGCACGCTGACcaaggggaacccctgggctgccgatggcgcgctgacccaggggaactcctgggctgccggcggcacgCTGACCCGGGGATcacctgggctgccggcggcacgcggaccagggccagtgcaagtttcgtgccctaggtgaAAGTTCCACCTTGcgttcccctgcccccagctaacCTCGCTCCCccatggcagctaacccagccccccacccggggAGTCCGCCAC is a genomic window of Malaclemys terrapin pileata isolate rMalTer1 chromosome 4, rMalTer1.hap1, whole genome shotgun sequence containing:
- the LOC128837435 gene encoding 60S acidic ribosomal protein P2 — its product is MRYVAAYLLAVLGGNENPASKDLKKILDSVGIETDDERLNKVIGELNGKNIEDVIAQGNGKLASMPVGGAVAVSAGPGSAAPAAAPAAAEEKKEEKKEESEESDDDMGFGLFD